From Paenibacillus sp. V4I7, one genomic window encodes:
- the ppsA gene encoding phosphoenolpyruvate synthase — MSSLVLGFQEMEKTQLLLVGGKGLNLGELSKIEGIQVPEGFCVTTVGYQKAIEQNETYRTLLDRLTMLKVEDRDQIGEISRKIRQIITEVEIPSDVVNAFTHYLSQFGDEHAYAVRSSATAEDLPHASFAGQQDTYLNIIGKEAIIQHISKCWASLFTDRAIIYRMHNGFDHSQIYISVIVQRMVFPQASGILFTADPITSNRKSLSIDAGFGLGEALVSGLVSADCYKVQEGEIVDKRIATKKMAIYGRKEGGTETKQIDPDQQTTQTLTEQQILQLAHIGRQIEAYFGCPQDIEWCLADDTFYIVQSRPITTLYPIPEANDQENHVYLSVGHQQMMTDPIKPLGLSFYLLITPAPMRKAGGRLFVDVAPRLATPVGRETLLNTVGSDPLIKGALMTIIERDFIKLLPNDQTASIPGRSNTDMLAQIENNPNIVSDLIKSNHASVEELKQNIQTKSGSDLLDFILEDIQQLKKILFDPQSTAVFMAAINASLWINEKMNEWLGEKNAVDTLSQSVPNNITSEMGLALMGVADVIRPYPEVIDYLQHVKDDNFLDELVNFEGGQEAHDAIYAYLNKYGMRCAGEIDISKTRWSEKPIMLVPMILGNIKAFEPNAGHRKFEQGRQEALEKEQELLARLIQLPDGEQKAEETKRMIRRIRNFIGYREYPKYGWINRYFVYKQALLKEAEQLVQAGVIREKEDIFYLTFEELHEVVRTNKLDYQIISKRKDDYKFFEKLTPPRVITSDGEIVAGAYKRENIPAKAIVGLPVSSGVIEGRARVILNMEDADLEDGDILVTAFTDPGWTPLFVSIKGLVTEVGGLMTHGAVIAREYGLPAVVGVENATKLIKDGQRIRVHGTEGYIEIL; from the coding sequence ATGAGTTCTTTGGTTCTCGGTTTTCAGGAAATGGAAAAAACGCAGCTTTTGCTCGTTGGCGGAAAAGGATTAAATTTAGGGGAATTATCAAAAATTGAAGGAATACAAGTACCAGAAGGATTTTGTGTTACAACAGTGGGATATCAAAAAGCCATCGAACAAAACGAAACGTATCGTACTTTGTTGGATCGACTAACAATGCTAAAAGTAGAAGATCGAGATCAAATTGGTGAAATCAGCAGAAAGATTCGACAAATCATTACGGAAGTAGAAATTCCTTCCGATGTTGTGAATGCATTTACTCACTATCTCTCCCAGTTTGGTGATGAACATGCTTATGCAGTGCGCTCTAGTGCGACTGCGGAAGATTTACCGCATGCTTCTTTTGCTGGTCAACAAGACACTTATTTAAATATTATCGGCAAAGAAGCAATCATACAGCATATCAGCAAATGTTGGGCTTCCCTATTTACGGATCGCGCGATAATCTACCGTATGCACAATGGATTTGACCACAGTCAAATTTATATATCCGTTATCGTTCAAAGGATGGTTTTCCCACAGGCTTCAGGGATTTTATTTACCGCTGATCCGATTACCTCCAACCGGAAGTCGCTATCCATCGATGCCGGTTTTGGACTTGGAGAAGCACTAGTCTCAGGCTTGGTATCTGCCGATTGTTATAAAGTACAAGAAGGGGAAATCGTCGATAAGAGAATAGCAACCAAAAAAATGGCGATCTATGGACGAAAAGAAGGCGGAACAGAGACAAAGCAGATCGATCCTGATCAGCAAACGACTCAAACACTTACTGAGCAACAAATTTTACAGCTGGCACATATCGGAAGACAGATCGAAGCTTATTTTGGCTGCCCGCAAGATATCGAATGGTGTTTGGCTGATGATACATTTTATATTGTCCAGAGTCGGCCGATCACTACTTTATACCCGATCCCTGAAGCGAATGATCAAGAAAATCACGTCTATCTATCTGTTGGTCATCAACAAATGATGACAGATCCCATAAAACCATTGGGATTGTCTTTTTACCTGTTAATTACTCCTGCACCTATGCGTAAAGCTGGTGGGAGGTTGTTTGTTGATGTTGCACCTAGGCTGGCTACACCTGTCGGCCGGGAAACTTTATTAAATACCGTGGGATCCGATCCGCTCATAAAAGGCGCACTCATGACCATAATAGAGCGAGATTTTATAAAATTGTTACCAAATGATCAAACAGCATCGATTCCGGGCAGAAGTAATACAGATATGCTGGCACAAATTGAAAACAATCCGAACATCGTTTCTGATTTGATTAAGAGTAATCACGCATCGGTAGAAGAGTTAAAACAAAACATCCAGACGAAATCAGGATCGGATTTATTAGATTTTATTCTAGAAGATATCCAGCAATTAAAGAAGATCTTATTTGACCCACAAAGTACGGCTGTGTTTATGGCTGCCATAAATGCTTCATTATGGATCAATGAAAAAATGAACGAGTGGTTAGGTGAAAAAAACGCAGTAGATACGCTTTCTCAATCGGTACCCAACAATATTACTTCAGAAATGGGTCTGGCATTAATGGGTGTCGCCGATGTGATTCGCCCTTATCCGGAAGTCATTGATTATTTACAGCATGTAAAAGATGATAACTTTTTGGATGAACTGGTTAATTTCGAGGGTGGACAGGAAGCTCATGACGCAATCTATGCTTATCTCAATAAATACGGAATGCGATGCGCCGGAGAAATCGATATTTCTAAAACGCGTTGGAGTGAAAAACCAATTATGCTGGTTCCCATGATTCTGGGTAACATCAAAGCCTTTGAGCCTAATGCCGGTCATCGAAAATTTGAGCAAGGGCGCCAGGAAGCTTTGGAAAAAGAACAAGAGTTATTAGCTCGATTAATCCAATTGCCGGATGGTGAACAAAAAGCTGAAGAGACAAAACGAATGATCCGCCGAATTCGGAATTTCATCGGTTATCGTGAATATCCAAAATACGGTTGGATTAACCGCTATTTCGTTTATAAGCAGGCTTTACTGAAAGAAGCGGAACAGCTCGTACAAGCTGGCGTAATTCGTGAGAAGGAAGATATATTCTATCTCACTTTTGAAGAACTTCACGAAGTCGTACGCACAAACAAACTGGATTATCAGATCATCAGCAAACGAAAAGACGATTACAAATTTTTTGAAAAATTAACTCCCCCGCGTGTCATCACGTCTGATGGTGAAATCGTTGCAGGTGCGTACAAACGGGAAAATATCCCGGCCAAAGCTATTGTCGGTCTGCCTGTTTCTTCCGGAGTGATCGAGGGACGAGCGCGTGTCATCTTAAACATGGAAGATGCGGATCTGGAAGATGGAGATATACTAGTCACTGCCTTTACTGACCCTGGCTGGACACCATTATTTGTATCCATAAAAGGTCTAGTCACCGAAGTTGGTGGACTGATGACCCATGGAGCAGTTATCGCACGTGAATATGGCTTACCAGCAGTTGTCGGAGTGGAGAATGCTACCAAACTGATAAAAGATGGGCAACGAATTCGCGTGCATGGAACAGAAGGGTATATCGAAATATTGTAA